In one window of Fulvia fulva chromosome 5, complete sequence DNA:
- a CDS encoding Mannan endo-1,6-alpha-mannosidase DCW1 gives MKISFSSILAAAAAGLQVVSAIDLDPSNVTSIKSAARTLAFGLQSYYVNNQTTTPPGTIGTFPGPTWYWWKGGAIWGGMVDYWAYTADSAWNNVTQQGILAQVGPDFNFEPPAYNGNLGNDDQAFWALAAMSAAEYGFPVPEAQNDIFWLDLVKTVFDRQIARWDTLTCNGGLRWQVFEANAGWNYKNSISNGGLFQIAARLARYTGNQTYIDWSEKTWDWMSDIGLISSTYQVFDGTDVLKNCSELDHTQWTYNPAMMIYGTAALANLTEDQVWKNRTEGLLTSIENNYFSMFTNATDIMTETACEPSNNCDDDQLSFKAYLSRWMAKSAVVYPAILPNVQKYLTATAQGVVKACTGGANGETCGQKWYTGGYDGRPGYDQQLAALETVQSLLLLKGVAPETYPDTSDNVSIKGMHHNIE, from the exons ATGAAAATCTCCTTCAGCAGCATTCTTGCCGCGGCAGCAGCTGGCCTGCAAGTCGTCAGCGCCATCGACCTCGACCCGAGCAATGTCACATCAATCAAATCTGCAGCACGAACACTTGCATTCGGCCTGCAGTCGTACTATGTCAACAACCAAACCACCACCCCTCCTGGCACGATTGGCACATTCCCAGGTCCCACATGGTATTG GTGGAAAGGTGGAGCAATATGGGGAGGCATGGTCGACTATTGGGCATACACCGCGGATTCAGCATGGAACAATGTCACACAGCAGGGCATTCTTGCTCAAGTTGGACCAGACTTCAACTTCGAGCCACCAGCCTACAATGGCAATCTCGGCAACGACGACCAAGCCTTCTGGGCGTTGGCAGCCATGTCAGCAGCTGAATATGGATTTCCTGTACCCGAGGCTCAGAATGACATATTCTGGCTCGATCTTGTGAAGACAGTGTTTGACCGACAAATTGCTCGATGGGACACCCTTACATGCAACGGTGGGTTGAGATGGCAAGTCTTCGAGGCCAATGCAGGCTGGAACTACAAGAACAGCATTAGCAATGGCGGCCTGTTCCAGATTGCTGCGCGACTCGCAAGATACACCGGTAACCAGACCTATATCGACTGGAGCGAGAAGACATGGGACTGGATGAGCGACATCGGCCTCATCAGCTCAACTTATCAAGTCTTCGACGGTACCGACGTCCTCAAGAACTGTAGTGAACTCGATCACACACAGTGGACCTACAACCCAGCGATGATGATATACGGCACCGCAGCACTCGCTAACCTCACAGAGGACCAGGTCTGGAAGAATAG GACCGAGGGTCTATTAACATCGATAGAGAATAACTACTTCTCAATGTTCACGAATGCCACCGACAT CATGACCGAGACCGCCTGCGAGCCCTCCAACAACTGCGACGACGACCAACTCTCCTTCAAAGCTTACCTCTCTCGCTGGATGGCCAAGTCCGCAGTAGTCTACCCAGCGATCTTACCAAATGTCCAGAAGTACCTCACGGCCACAGCCCAAGGCGTGGTCAAAGCCTGTACCGGCGGCGCCAACGGTGAAACTTGCGGACAGAAGTGGTACACGGGTGGCTACGACGGCAGACCTGGCTACGACCAGCAGCTTGCTGCACTCGAGACCGTTCAGTCGCTTCTGCTTCTGAAAGGCGTTGCGCCGGAAACATATCCAGACACCTCCGACAACGTTTCGATCAAAGGTATGCACCACAACATCGAGTAA
- a CDS encoding Carbonic anhydrase, which translates to MSRKRSRSNGSTAEDEDLRRQGPAGIETETEQEVLRTAVAGTMDSGQEGNEANFFTHLLENNRSWASKTAIADPTFFPACAKGQAPPVLFLGCADSRVPETTILGCRPGEVFTHRNIANIISNTDVSLLSIAQFAVFHLKVKDILVCGHTSCGGVAASLGNAKMDVLDVWLQPLRMLREKYADEIEGMDTEKRKKFLAEKNVLAGAENLKRIPTVIDAVRERGLEIHGVIYDVATGLLEEIECSEDDVVVKKRVAAFERK; encoded by the exons ATGAGCCGAAAGCGATCGCGATCGAATGGTAGCACAGCTGAAGATGAGGACTTGCGAAGGCAAGGTCCAGCTGGTATCGAGACGGAGACAGAGCAGGAGGTCCTCCGAACGGCAGTAGCGGGAACGATGGACTCGGGGCAAGAAG GCAATGAAGCCAACTTCTTCACACATCTCCTCGAAAACAACAGGTCCTGGGCTTCAAAGACCGCAATCGCCGACCCAACCTTCTTCCCAGCCTGCGCGAAAGGCCAAGCACCTCCTGTCCTCTTCCTGGGCTGCGCCGACAGCCGCGTGCCAGAGACCACAATCCTCGGCTGCAGACCTGGAGAAGTCTTCACCCACCGCAACATTGCGAACATCATCAGCAACACCGACGTATCACTGCTCAGCATTGCCCAGTTCGCAGTCTTTCACCTGAAGGTTAAGGACATTCTTGTGTGCGGCCACACCTCATGCGGCGGCGTTGCAGCTAGCCTTGGGAATGCGAAGATGGATGTGCTCGATGTGTGGCTTCAGCCGTTGAGGATGCTCAGGGAGAAATATGCAGACGAGATTGAGGGTATGGACACGGAGAAGAGGAAGAAGTTTCTGGCTGAGAAGAATGTGCTGGCCGGGGCAGAGAATCTGAAGAGGATACCTACAGTGATTGATGCAGTAAGGGAGAGAGGATTGGAGATTCATGGGGTCATCTATGATGTCGCGACAGGCTTGTTGGAGGAGATTGAGTGTTCGGAGGATGATGTTGTGGTGAAGAAGAGAGTGGCTGCTTTCGAGAGGAAGTGA
- a CDS encoding Non-reducing end alpha-L-arabinofuranosidase BoGH43B, with amino-acid sequence MVKLKMLAWTCLLHLAGAQNSTYINPMISGWASDPSCIRVDETFFCALSTFIAFPGLPIYASNDLVSWKLISHAWNHDSQLPGFGLQTTNQQGGMYAPNLRHHEGVFHTTDPFENAAWSDPVIYNSSSIDPDMFWDDDGKVYLTSAGIIQQEIDLETENVTEPVNIWNGTGGASPEGPHIYKKDGFYYLMIAEGGTELGHSVTIARSMNVSGPWESYEKNPVLSNANTTEYFQTVGHADLFQDKNGKWWAAALSTRSGPEWKIYPMGRESALTAVTWDEGEWPVFSNVSGIENVWPLPPSNLSIPGPGAFNDDPDIIDFAPNTSIPSHFYFWRHPAPGTFTVSPAGHPNTLTITPQPVNLTGIATSNSTALNGQAGIPFIGRRQTSTLFTFSVDLLPPALPSIETGLSVFLTQQDHLDLAISHNNESLTATLRLYATPVDTTSNLNKYTEYQTLATTHALPPPWRDEKLRLGIWTPNATHYGFTAALAEDSNSRVILGYAEAERVSGRSGRFTGVLLGAYATCNGAGNGSRCGEQGDAYSSRWRYEDVAQYVADGVVGPPKK; translated from the exons ATGGTGAAGCTCAAGATGCTCGCCTGGACGTGCCTATTGCACCTGGCGGGGGCACAGAACTCGACATACATCAATCCAATGATATCGGGCTGGGCTTCGGACCC AAGCTGCATCCGCGTTGACGAAACATTCTTCTGCGCTCTATCGACCTTCATCGCCTTCCCTGGCCTGCCAATATACGCTAGCAACGATCTAGTGAGCTGGAAACTCATCTCCCACGCCTGGAACCACGACTCTCAACTCCCAGGCTTCGGCCTGCAGACTACGAACCAGCAAGGAGGAATGTATGCCCCGAATCTTCGCCACCATGAAGGCGTGTTCCAT ACGACTGACCCGTTCGAGAACGCGGCATGGTCAGATCCCGTCATTTACAACTCGTCCTCAATAGACCCTGACATGTTCTGGGATGACGATGGCAAAGTCTATCTCACATCCGCGGGAATCATACAGCAGGAGATAGACCTCGAGACCGAAAACGTCACCGAACCTGTCAACATCTGGAACGGTACTGGAGGTGCTAGTCCTGAAGGTCCTCACATCTACAAGAAAGATGGATTCTACTATCTCATGATCGCCGAAGGAGGGACAGAGCTAGGCCACTCAGTGACCATTGCGAGGTCGATGAATGTCTCTGGTCCTTGGGAGAGCTACGAGAAGAACCCCGTGCTTAGCAATGCCAACACCACCGAGTACTTCCAAACAGTAGGACATGCAGACCTGTTTCAAGATAAGAACGGCAAATGGTGGGCAGCGGCTCTCTCGACTCGCTCCGGGCCAGAGTGGAAAATTTACCCCATGGGTCGCGAATCGGCGCTCACAGCCGTGACTTGGGACGAGGGAGAGTGGCCCGTCTTCTCCAACGTATCTGGAATCGAAAACGTCTGGCCATTACCTCCTTCCAACCTCTCGATTCCCGGCCCAGGTGCCTTCAACGACGATCCCGACATCATCGACTTCGCACCCAACACCTCCATCCCGTCCCACTTCTACTTCTGGCGCCACCCAGCCCCAGGAACCTTTACAGTCTCTCCAGCAGGCCACCCAAACACCCTGACCATCACGCCCCAGCCCGTGAACCTCACCGGCATCGCAACAAGCAACTCCACCGCCCTAAACGGCCAAGCTGGCATTCCCTTCATCGGCCGCCGCCAAACGTCCACACTGTTCACCTTCTCCGTCGACCTCCTGCCTCCAGCACTCCCCTCCATCGAAACCGGCCTAAGCGTCTTCCTAACCCAGCAAGACCACCTAGACCTCGCCATTTCCCACAACAACGAGTCTCTCACAGCGACGTTGAGACTCTACGCCACACCCGTCGATACCACAAGCAACTTGAACAAATACACAGAATATCAGACTCTAGCCACAACTCATGCTTTGCCTCCGCCCTGGAGGGACGAGAAGCTGCGTCTGGGGATCTGGACGCCGAATGCGACGCACTATGGATTTACTGCTGCACTAGCAGAGGATAGCAATAGTAGGGTGATCTTGGGCTACGCAGAGGCTGAGCGCGTGAGTGGAAGATCTGGTCGATTCACTGGGGTTCTGCTAGGTGCGTATGCTACCTGTAACGGCGCAGGCAATGGGTCAAGGTGTGGAGAGCAAGGAGATGCGTATTCCAGTCGATGGAGGTATGAGGATGTCGCGCAGTATGTTGCGGATGGAGTCGTTGGGCCGCCGAAGAAATGA
- a CDS encoding Peroxisomal membrane protein PEX17: MPADRLLGTLLRALQTYTEQEDTPRLFGTASSLLTTLNNPLNVTLLTGQLLSAPAIWLRPEGLRTCMRCLSVFHTAAQALLKHEDALREKGPDQDLVNLQPERTLPKDEWIKAALSGADEHSPRWRHILVIAGLLLGFGRPEEENLSRNMRSTLETALITATNLALEETLEDDELGMASITLALNHCFPYLPDHERSQIDYDLLLPVLVRSTLHSSEGLQSAYFLGALDRDVLLQHDDHLQWSEQSTSYQQIQAMLSSPLIGSLGPLARLIGHSVEQANESWLVTAVLNDIETFARTLHTQWRQNKLSGVETTEQQLRLNERTLNITVPTLWRLLQSIMFASVIVLRSALGRLLGDIMLANDSTAPTIAKQSLYILRNLYFITTRQGSATFSQYNFVSYTAMDILGQYPLEAQSFLRDIRPAFVGTVAEHPLERNLDLFFLNTAEHFTLVLPPHVSEELLLPTVTCYLAAGGKGQLLPIFEAAHSVTLAVFSAPQNADATIKNLPLYVDSLFKVFPLNLSARQFRLAFKTLLKLTSPPSSLSLSQPMMPATLLELLHDRALHSSTTPIPVHPGTAEAAVEAPVPLSEQAVLTLTVLDGLTQVPLDLLDEWLPLTAEMIHMIQDAGMREHCKQHFWHILTGGELDPERSRVCHAWWSTGGGREWILYGSNEDDDTALMSGGFQGGQESKL; the protein is encoded by the exons ATGCCGGCGGACCGCTTGCTAGGCACTCTGCTGAGAGCGCTCCAGACATACACTGAGCAGGAAGACACGCCGAG GTTGTTCGGCACTGCCTCGTCTCTACTCACGACTTTGAACAATCCGCTCAATGTCACGCTCCTGACAGGTCAATTGTTGTCAGCACCAGCAATATGGCTAAGACCGGAAGGCTTGCGAACATGCATGCGATGTTTGAGTGTCTTTCATACGGCGGCACAAGCACTTCTCAAGCATGAGGACGCTTTGAGGGAGAAGGGTCCGGATCAAGACCTTGTAAACTTGCAGCCGGAGCGAACTTTGCCAAAGGATGAGTGGATCAAGGCTGCGCTCAGCGGAGCCGACGAGCACTCTCCACGATGGAGACACATCCTGGTCATCGCAGGTCTACTACTTGGCTTTGGTCGGCCGGAGGAGGAGAATCTTAGTCGAAACATGCGCAGTACGCTCGAGACCGCGCTGATCACTGCTACGAACCTCGCGCTGGAGGAGACTCTCGAAGACGATGAGCTCGGAATGGCCTCCATAACATTGGCACTGAACCATTGCTTCCCATACCTCCCGGATCACGAACGATCACAGATAGACTATGATCTTCTGTTGCCGGTCTTGGTACGTTCTACACTACATTCGAGCGAAGGGTTGCAGTCTGCATATTTTCTGGGCGCTCTCGATCGGGACGTCCTACTACAGCATGATGACCACCTGCAATGGAGCGAGCAATCAACATCATACCAGCAAATTCAGGCAATGCTATCGAGTCCATTGATAGGATCGCTCGGACCGTTGGCGCGACTAATCGGCCATTCCGTCGAACAAGCAAACGAGTCCTGGCTCGTCACTGCAGTCTTGAACGACATAGAGACATTCGCCAGAACGCTTCACACCCAATGGAGACAGAACAAGCTGTCTGGAGTGGAGACCACTGAGCAACAACTACGGCTCAATGAGCGCACATTGAACATCACTGTACCGACCCTTTGGAGGTTGCTGCAATCCATAATGTTTGCGAGCGTCATTGTCCTACGCAGTGCGCTCGGTCGCCTGCTAGGCGATATCATGCTCGCGAACGATTCCACGGCGCCTACCATTGCAAAGCAATCGTTGTACATTCTACGGAACCTATACTTCATTACAACGCGACAAGGATCAGCAACGTTCTCGCAATACAACTTCGTCTCGTACACAGCCATGGATATCCTTGGCCAGTACCCGTTGGAAGCACAGTCTTTCTTGCGAGATATACGTCCTGCATTCGTCGGAACCGTAGCCGAACATCCTCTAGAACGGAATTTGGACCTCTTCTTCCTCAATACTGCTGAACATTTTACTCTGGTACTACCTCCGCATGTCAGCGAAGAACTCCTCTTGCCCACTGTCACCTGCTACCTTGCCGCAGGAGGCAAAGGGCAACTCCTGCCCATCTTCGAAGCAGCACACAGTGTCACTTTGGCAGTGTTCTCGGCGCCGCAGAATGCGGATGCCACTATCAAGAACCTGCCACTCTACGTGGACTCCCTGTTCAAAGTCTTCCCACTGAACCTGTCGGCTCGGCAATTCCGTTTAGCTTTCAAGACGCTGCTGAAGTTGACCTCGCCGCCATCTTCATTGTCACTGTCTCAGCCAATGATGCCCGCCACATTGCTGGAGCTACTGCACGATCGAGCGCTGCATAGTTCAACCACGCCAATACCTGTACATCCGGGTACAGCAGAAGCCGCCGTTGAGGCGCCTGTGCCGCTGTCCGAGCAGGCAGTACTGACTCTGACCGTACTTGATGGCTTGACGCAGGTGCCGTTGGATTTGTTAGACGAGTGGTTACCTCTAACCGCTGAGATGATTCATATGATCCAAGATGCGGGCATGCGTGAGCATTGTAAGCAACACTTCTGGCATATCCTAACGGGCGGTGAGCTTGATCCGGAACGGAGTAGAGTATGCCATGCGTGGTGGAGCACTGGAGGCGGCAGAGAATGGATCTTGTATGGCAGCAATGAGGACGATGATACTGCATTAATGAGTGGTGGCTTTCAAGGAGGCCAGGAGAGCAAGCTGTAG